A genome region from Arthrobacter agilis includes the following:
- a CDS encoding hotdog fold thioesterase, with protein MSHEPSPWTIVLGELDEKMGVVILEQSVERVVATMPVAGNRQSFGLLHGGASLAVGEAVGSWAAVIHASTLGKTAVGVDVSATHHRGAREGTVTITATPLHLGRTLTTHEVLLTDEAGQRLCTLRITNLLLDRPIPAASVEG; from the coding sequence ATGTCGCACGAACCCTCCCCCTGGACCATCGTTCTCGGCGAACTCGACGAGAAGATGGGCGTGGTGATCCTGGAACAGTCGGTCGAGCGTGTCGTGGCGACCATGCCGGTGGCCGGCAACCGCCAGTCGTTCGGGCTCCTGCACGGTGGCGCCTCGCTGGCCGTCGGTGAGGCCGTCGGCTCGTGGGCCGCGGTGATCCATGCCTCGACGCTCGGCAAGACGGCCGTGGGCGTGGACGTCTCGGCGACACACCACAGGGGCGCCCGGGAGGGGACGGTCACCATCACGGCGACACCGCTTCACCTCGGCCGCACCCTCACCACCCACGAGGTGCTGCTCACCGACGAGGCGGGGCAGCGGCTGTGCACACTCCGCATCACCAATCTGCTCCTCGACAGGCCCATCCCGGCCGCTAGCGTGGAGGGATGA